The stretch of DNA ACAGAAATGCTTTCCACACCTTTTGTTGGAAAACATGCGGAAATTTTACGAAGTATCTATACATTGGCTTAACTAAATAGTTTACTGTGGCCTAGTATATGGCCACAGTAAACTAAAGTCAGTTAACTATTAAGGAGGAGAATGTAAGTGAAATGGATTTGGTTATCAATATTAGTATATTTTATCGGATACGTATGGGATGTGGTCATGCATTTGACTACTGAGATAAAAATTGAGTATATCCCAGCTCCTCATGTAGCCATGATGGTAGGAATTGTATTAGCTGCAATCACTACAATGAGATTTCGAATCGTCATAAAAGAACACAAGGTCTTGATGACATTAAATTTACTAGCCGTTGTTGTCATGACTATTGGAAGTCTATGGGATAACTTTGGATATCATATTCGGGGGATTGAACCTGCAGCAAACGCTTTGCCACATTTACTATTAAGAAACGGTGGTTATTTATTTTTATTGCTAACTGCTATTATTTCCATTAAAAATACCATTTTGAAAAAGCAAATAAATAAGAATGCGAGTGTAAGTTAGTAGACAAAAAATAATCCATGTCCTCTGCATTGGAAGATGTGTATGAGGACATGGAGATTTCCGAGTAAAGGTAATCTAATAGTCAAAAGTGTTCTGTGTTATTTTTTCAGAAATATTAGAAATAATAGTAGAAGCTTGATCATGGACAAAAAAATGGTCTCCCGTAATGGTTACCTTAGAAAAACTCGCATTTGTATAAGGTTTCCAATGATCTAACTCGTTTAGAGACACTTCTCTATCATTGGTCCCGCCGAAAACGGTTAAAGGACAGTTCAGTGTAGGGTGCTCTTTATAGTCATACGTCTCACACATGGTAAAATCGGCACGAATCATCGGAAGAAGCAATTGCATCAGATCTTGATTTTGTAGAACAGGTTCGGGCGTAAATGATAACTCTCGAAGTCTACTGATTAGTTTTTCATCTGATAATAAATGATCATTGGTACCAAGCTTTCCTTTTTTCGGTGAGGAATGTGCAGAAACGAATAGGTGAGCTGGAATAATTCCAGCATGCTCTAATCTAATGGATAGTTCATAGGTAATTAATGAGCCCATGCTATGGCCAAATAAAGCTAGAGGTTTATCATATAACGGTTTAAGTGTTTCAAATAAATAGTCAGTTAATTCAACTATGCTAGTATATGGCTTTTCAGATAAGCGATTCTCTCTTCCTGGCAATTGAATGGGGATGACTTCAATTTCTGAAGGGAAAAAATTGTGCCATGTTCGATAGATAGAAGCACCACCACAGGCATAGGGAAATAACAAAATACGCATTTTTGGATTCGATTTAAAGGTTTTATTTAAACACCATTTACGTAACGATGAATCTGGATTCATCAGCTTCACACTCCTTTTATAGAAAATTCACATAATACAACAATAACAAATAGTTACTTTAATGGAAAGAAATGAAACAGAAATCTTTTTTTTCAGGGGGATATTAGATGTTTAAAGAGATTAAGTGTGATTTGAAGGCTGTCATTGAGAGAGACCCTGCTGCAAATAGTATCATGGAAGTTATTTTCTTTTATCCGGGGTTTCAAGCTTTAATGTTTCATAGGGTTACTCACTGGTTATATTCAAAAAAACTTGTCTTTTTATCTAAGGGTATTGCATATTTCAGTCGGTTCTTAACTGGTGTTGAAATACATCCTGCTGCGAAATTAGGTAAAGGTATATTTATCGATCATGGTATGGGAGTAGTAATTGGTGAGACAGCAGAGGTAGGAGATAACGTCACAATTTATCATGGGGCTACTTTAGGAGGAACAGGTAAAGATGTGGGGAAACGACACCCAACTGTTGGAAGTAATGTCACTATATCCTCAGGAGCAAAAGTGCTTGGACCAATAAAAATAGGTGATAATTCTAAAATAGGTGCAAGTTCAGTCGTATTAAAGGATATTCCAGAAAATTCAACAGTAGTGGGCATACCTGGGGAAATAGTAAAAAGAGATAACGGGGAATATAATCGGATCACTACATATGAACAGGAAAAAGAGATGGCGTTACATTGGCAAATGAAGTTGGTAGAAATACAAAATACTAAACAATTTATTAACAGTGTTCAAGAGAGAGTGGGGAATAACCCTACAATAAAAAAAAAGTAAGGAAGTCACTACTTTAAGTTGGAGTTAACCAAATGAATAGGGAGGAAGAAGTATGTATGATGTCATTATTATTGGCTCGGGCCTTGGGAGCTTAATAGCTGCTTGTAAACTAGCACTTGAAGGAAAAAAAATTATTGTACTAGAGAAGCATACGATAGCAGGTGGATTTGCAACATCGTTTAAAAGAAAGAGGAAATGGGAATTTGATGTATCCCTTCATTGTATCAGTGGATTAAAGGAAGGGGGAAGAGTAAGGAAAATACTTGAGGAAATAGGCGTATATAATCGATTAGAATTCCAACAAGCTTCTCAGTTATATACCGTCATCCACCCAGAAGGGAAAATGTCAATAGACGGGGATACAGAGCAATATAAAAGGAAATTAATAGAAACTTTCCCTGAGGAAGAAAAGGGAATATCAGAGATATTTACATTATTCGTAACCATTCGAAATGAAATGATTGATAATCAAAAAGGGGCTCCTACATTTCTGAAATATCAAAATTACAGTTTGCAAGAGATGTTAGATGAGTATATTCAATCACCTCAATTAAAGTCTATTATATGCCAATTCTGGGGATATTTTGGATTGTCGCCTTCGAAGCTATCTGCAAATTATTTTGCATATGCCTGGACAGATTATCATCATTACGGTGGTTTTTACCCAAGGGGGCGATCCCAATCTATTTCAAACGAGCTCGTTTCATTGTTGGAGGAGCACGGAGGCAATGTAATTACGAGGCAAGAGGTAACAGAAATTATTGTGGAAAATGGAAAAGCATGTGGTGTACGAACTAAAAAGGGGAAAGAATTCCGAGGTGAACATATCATTTCTAATATGGATCCGAAGAAAATGCTATCTCTAATTTCTGGGGTTGAGGAAATACCTAAAAGGTTTGCGGAAAAGGTTACTAGTATTCAGCCAAGTTATTCCTGTATACAGGCATATATTATTATTGATGGTATTTTTTCTGAGTTGTTTGATGAGAATAATCACGAAATTTTTGTTAATGACTATTTTGATCTTAATAGAGTTGAACAAGATATAAATGAAGGCAACTATGGGGAAATGCCGTATTGCGTAACAATCTATGAAAATATTGTTCCTGAATATCAAAATAACTTTGAAAGCACCTTAACGATGATGCAAATCTGTAGCCATAAGGATTGGGATAATTTAAATAAAGAGCAATACTTACAAAAGAAACAAAATATAGCAAACATATATTTAGATCGACTTGAAAAGGTTTATCCAGGTATTAAAGAAAAAGTAAAGCATATAGAACTTGCCACTCCATTAACCGTAAAGCGTTATACTGGCCACACAGATGGAGCAATATACGGAGCTGCACAGACTGTCAATCAATCATTACATCGTAGTCTTCCGCAACTGACACCAATTCCACATCTTTACCTTGTAGGAGCTTGGACACGACCAGGAGCTGGCTATAGCGGCGTTATCTCAAGTGGGTATAATCTTGCCAATACTATTTTAGCTAGAGAAAAAAGAGAGGTCCATTCATGATAACCATAGAGAATCTAAAGAAAGAATTCAATGGGGAAATTGTGATAGAAAATCTAGACTTACAAATTAATAAGGGGGATTTCGTCTTTTTATTAGGTAAATCTGGTTCGGGAAAGAGTACGCTTCTTAAGATATTAACGAAGGAAATTAGGAAATGGACTGGTCAGGTAAGGATAGATAATCAGGATTTATGCAAAATACAGCCCTATAAAATTAGAAGAAAAATAGGAACTATTTATCAATCTTTTGAATTGCTTAAAGAAAAAACGGTCTATGAAAATATTGCTCTAGCTGGACTTGTCGTTGGTAGGGGAAGAAAAGAAGTACACGACAATAGTTTGTCTCTAATTAAACGTGTTGGATTACAGGGAAAGGAGAATGTTTATCCTAATAGGTTATCAGGAGGGGAACAGCAAAGAGTAGCAGTAGCGAGGGCCCTACTAAATAAACCGGATATCATATTGGCGGACGAGCCTACGGGTAATCTTGATTCTGAAAACGCCTTTCATATTATTGAACTACTCAAGGAGTTAAATGAAGAAGGAGTTACAGTGTTGATTGTTACCCATGACCAAGAGCTAGCTAAGAGTTTCCCAGCGAAATTAATGGTTATGAGAAAAGGGGGAGTGGAAATACTTGAAAAACATTCTCTATCTGTTTAGCGAAGCACGGTTAGGTTTGTTACGGAACGCAGCTCCTGTATTTGCTGCTATTTCGATCATTTTTATTTCTATATCCGTGCTTGGAGTATCCTTGTTGATCAAAGATAGTATTGATCATACAATCAAGCATTTGAATGAGCAAGTAAAGATAAGGATTATGGTTGATCCAAAATGGGATACATCAGAAATGGCTGAAGTACTTGAGAAAAATGTGGGTATTGATAGCGTAACTATTGAAACAAAGAAAGATATGGTCGAAAGCATGGGGAAGTTATTTGACGATAAGTCTGAACTTTTGCAAATGTTTAATTTTAGTTTGATACCTGATGCTATCACAATTGGGATGAAGGATAACAGAATGGTGGAGCAAATGGCGGATACATTAAGGAGAACTAAAGGGGTAACAGACGTCATCTATCCAGGAGAATATGCAGCATCAATAATCCATTGGTCAAAACAGCTTGAGAAATACAGCCTTATATCAATCATTGTTCTACTTACTGCATCTATTTTAACAGTGATGATGACTATTAACCTAGCACTATTAAAAAGAAAGAAGGAAGTAAAAGTGAAATTGTTAATGGGAGCAAAACCAAACCATATAAGAAGTCAATTCTTAATTGAAGGCGGAATCATTGGTTTGTTGGGAGGGATACTAGCAAACTACGGAATCTATTTGGTTCACAAAAATTTATTTCAAATACTATATTCTCAACTCCCATTTGTATTTGAAGAGAAAGAGTTAAACCTTCTTATCGTTTTTACCTCCTCACTTCTTATCGGGCTACTATTGGGAGTTGTTGGAAGTTTTCTGTCAACTAATAGGATGCTGAGATATGGGTAAAAAAGTCCTGTATATTACCCTTTGTTGCATGTTTATTTCCCTTCCAGTTTATGCACATCTCACAGGAGTATTTGTAGATATGCTTGAAGAAAATTCTATTGAAATACTAAAAGAACAAATAGATGAAACAAAAAAAGAAATTGAGGATTTGGAACCAAATGTTCAAACACTTGAAGATGATTTTCAGATGAAAATTAAGGAGTTTGAGCCTACGTTTATTTTTTACCAAACTCAAGGATTGGAAGCCTATTTTAAAACAATGGGTTTATCAACTAGTTTAATAGAATTTTTCACCTTCCAGAAACTGGCGCAGGATAAGATCAATGAGGATCTGGAACAGTTAGAAGCTATGTATACAGATTTTCTACCACTTAAAGTACGTCATGATTCCTTGGTAAGTTATCAAAGCTTATTAGAGGTATTAGGAGAAAACCTTGCAAGAAGAGAAGAAATCCTTAACGAGGTAGGAAATAATCCAAGCACTGAAGAGGTTAGTGAAAAAATCTCTGAAATATGGACACAAAACATAGGTTACTTACTGGAATTACCTGAGGATGGAGAAGTAATCGTTGAAAATATACAGAGCCTTGTGAAGCGAACCACTAGTGATTCCGCCTATCGCATAGAGGAGAAGAGTGTAAATAAACTTACCAAATTGAACTATTATATTAGGTCTGACCATGTCTATATCCATTTAGATCGAAAAGAAGCGCACTTAATTCTAATAGGTAGATTTCTAAAAGAGGATAAGGAAATAAGTCTAGATATAGAAGCGGGCTTCATTAATGGATTTGTTATACCTGAAGAGCTTTTGGGAATATTGAAAGGATTTTCAATTGATTATTCATTAATCAATCAGGATTCTGATGACTTTTACTTTGAACAAACAAACGGTGCCCTTATCATTCAGCCAATAGAAGTTTTACAGGAATAAGCTATTAAAAGGAGATAAAACAAATGAAAAGACTATTGATATTTTTAGCAATCCTATTATATTTCATTGTTCCATTTCAAGTAGATGCTCACGTTACCAATGAAAAAAATTTATATGAAGATATTGAACAATCAGAAGCAGTCGAAGAAATCATGTTTCTCCGTTCAATGAATGCTATTTCTCCTGAAGAAGGAGTTAATTTGTTTCGCCCACAAGAAATGTTAACAAGGGAAACACTTGCTGTTTGGGCATTAAATTTTAGCATGAATACTAATTCTGGAGATAATCATAGTGATACGAAAAACCTATCTCCAGAAAAGGCGGTAGAAGAAGGTTTAATAGACAATCTTCAAGGTAATGCGACCTTAGAGGATGTCAATAAAGCGTACTTTAAGGGCACTTTGAATATTACAATGAATAAGGAAATCACGAGGGAAGAGTTTTCCATATTTATGGGAGAGCATTTTCTAACAAAGGTGGATGGTAGGAATATATTGGAGCGATCCGGATTATCAGTTGGGCCATCTGGAACGATAGATCATGCAGATTCATCGTCTAAAAGTGAGGTAGGTGTGCTTTCAATAGATGGAAAAGAGTATATGCTTTCACATCATCCCAAAATTATTAATGGGCCTTCAGATGTAGAATCTATGGATAATTTTAACATCTCTGAATCTTATACGAGAAAAAATGACAAAGGAGAAGACGTCATTGAAGTTATAAAAATGGCAGAGGGGGAGGAAGAAAAAGAAAAAGTGAATAAAGTAGAGGTAGTATCAGCATCCGAAACTGTATCGAAGGAAGATACAGAGGAAAAAACCAATGAAAGCCTTTATCTACTCTTTCTCTCTGTCCCTTTAATTGTTATTTGCTTATGGCTTTTATTTAAACCGAATAGTAAAAAAATTTAAAAAATAGTTTGACATAGTATTATAAACTCTATATATTTAAATTATTAAGTAAATACTTAAATGCTTAATTTTGCACGAAGAATAGTTTGAATCTTTTAAATAAACAAAAAGGGGAATTTAATGAATGTTTTTGCGCTGAAAATGAAAAGTGAAATTCCGTTAGAAGAGTTTAGTACATTGCTTGACAAGGTTACTCTTGAAAGGAGAAAGAAGATACTACGATTCAGCCATAGAGATGATGGATTAAGGTCTCTTTATTCAGAATTACTAATTCGGTTTATCATTTCGAATAGACATGAATTAATAGACACAAAAATAGATTTTGCATGTAACGAATTTGGAAAACCATATTTGAGGCAGGCTGAAACTTCTCTTCATTTTAATATATCTCATTCGGGTGAATGGATTGTATGTGTATTAGATGAACATCAGGTTGGAATAGACGTGGAGGAAATACGTCCAATCGATCTTGGTCTAGCAAAAAGATTCTTTTCTGTAAAAGAAGTTTCTGAGTTAAAGGAGACACCTAAAGAAAAGAAATTAGCCAAATTTTATGATCTATGGACTTTGAAAGAGAGCTACATTAAAGCAGTCGGAAAAGGGTTATCCATTCCATTAGATTCCTTTTCCATACTTACTGTGAAAAACGAAAATCCTACATTAATAGAAAAACGGGAATCTGGTCATTATTTTTTTAAACAGTTTGAATTAGCCCCTGGCTACAAACTATCTGTATGTTCAATACATAATAATTTTCCAGGAAATATAGAAAAAGTACATTTTACTCATATTCACGAATGGTTTATGGTTCGATCCTAATTAATGAAAAAGTAAACTAAACAATAGAGGTGTAGTAAATATGAAATTTCTAGTGAAATTTTCGATGAAGAATACTGCAGCAATGATTATCTTATTGATTTTGTTAACTGGTACTGCAATTATGACGACGATGTCCTTGCAAAAAGAGAAGATGCCCAATATCAAGTATCCTTATGTACAAATTAATACATTCTATCCAGGATCTCCTGAAAATGTACTAGAAAATGTGACAAAACCAATAGAGGAGACGCTTTCTGGTCTTCAAGGTGTCGAGACAATTGTGTCTACCTCGGATGAAAATATATCAATTGTTGGTTTACGCTTGATGCCAGATCAAGAACCAGAGGAAGTAAAGGATAGAGTGAATTCCTTACTTTTAAACACGAATTTACCTCCTCAGGCACAAAGACCTGTAGTATTAACTCAAGGTCTATCGAGTCAGCCTTTCTATTATTTATCAATGAGTATGAAGGAAGAATCCAATGTTGAAAAACTAAACAGTATTAAGGAGGAAATCCTACCAGAACTAAAGTCGGTACAAGGAGTAGAG from Cytobacillus dafuensis encodes:
- a CDS encoding 4'-phosphopantetheinyl transferase family protein; the protein is MNVFALKMKSEIPLEEFSTLLDKVTLERRKKILRFSHRDDGLRSLYSELLIRFIISNRHELIDTKIDFACNEFGKPYLRQAETSLHFNISHSGEWIVCVLDEHQVGIDVEEIRPIDLGLAKRFFSVKEVSELKETPKEKKLAKFYDLWTLKESYIKAVGKGLSIPLDSFSILTVKNENPTLIEKRESGHYFFKQFELAPGYKLSVCSIHNNFPGNIEKVHFTHIHEWFMVRS
- a CDS encoding cell division ATP-binding protein FtsE, encoding MITIENLKKEFNGEIVIENLDLQINKGDFVFLLGKSGSGKSTLLKILTKEIRKWTGQVRIDNQDLCKIQPYKIRRKIGTIYQSFELLKEKTVYENIALAGLVVGRGRKEVHDNSLSLIKRVGLQGKENVYPNRLSGGEQQRVAVARALLNKPDIILADEPTGNLDSENAFHIIELLKELNEEGVTVLIVTHDQELAKSFPAKLMVMRKGGVEILEKHSLSV
- a CDS encoding thioesterase II family protein, with the translated sequence MNPDSSLRKWCLNKTFKSNPKMRILLFPYACGGASIYRTWHNFFPSEIEVIPIQLPGRENRLSEKPYTSIVELTDYLFETLKPLYDKPLALFGHSMGSLITYELSIRLEHAGIIPAHLFVSAHSSPKKGKLGTNDHLLSDEKLISRLRELSFTPEPVLQNQDLMQLLLPMIRADFTMCETYDYKEHPTLNCPLTVFGGTNDREVSLNELDHWKPYTNASFSKVTITGDHFFVHDQASTIISNISEKITQNTFDY
- the cysE gene encoding serine O-acetyltransferase yields the protein MFKEIKCDLKAVIERDPAANSIMEVIFFYPGFQALMFHRVTHWLYSKKLVFLSKGIAYFSRFLTGVEIHPAAKLGKGIFIDHGMGVVIGETAEVGDNVTIYHGATLGGTGKDVGKRHPTVGSNVTISSGAKVLGPIKIGDNSKIGASSVVLKDIPENSTVVGIPGEIVKRDNGEYNRITTYEQEKEMALHWQMKLVEIQNTKQFINSVQERVGNNPTIKKK
- a CDS encoding phytoene desaturase family protein; the encoded protein is MYDVIIIGSGLGSLIAACKLALEGKKIIVLEKHTIAGGFATSFKRKRKWEFDVSLHCISGLKEGGRVRKILEEIGVYNRLEFQQASQLYTVIHPEGKMSIDGDTEQYKRKLIETFPEEEKGISEIFTLFVTIRNEMIDNQKGAPTFLKYQNYSLQEMLDEYIQSPQLKSIICQFWGYFGLSPSKLSANYFAYAWTDYHHYGGFYPRGRSQSISNELVSLLEEHGGNVITRQEVTEIIVENGKACGVRTKKGKEFRGEHIISNMDPKKMLSLISGVEEIPKRFAEKVTSIQPSYSCIQAYIIIDGIFSELFDENNHEIFVNDYFDLNRVEQDINEGNYGEMPYCVTIYENIVPEYQNNFESTLTMMQICSHKDWDNLNKEQYLQKKQNIANIYLDRLEKVYPGIKEKVKHIELATPLTVKRYTGHTDGAIYGAAQTVNQSLHRSLPQLTPIPHLYLVGAWTRPGAGYSGVISSGYNLANTILAREKREVHS
- a CDS encoding cell division protein FtsX — encoded protein: MKNILYLFSEARLGLLRNAAPVFAAISIIFISISVLGVSLLIKDSIDHTIKHLNEQVKIRIMVDPKWDTSEMAEVLEKNVGIDSVTIETKKDMVESMGKLFDDKSELLQMFNFSLIPDAITIGMKDNRMVEQMADTLRRTKGVTDVIYPGEYAASIIHWSKQLEKYSLISIIVLLTASILTVMMTINLALLKRKKEVKVKLLMGAKPNHIRSQFLIEGGIIGLLGGILANYGIYLVHKNLFQILYSQLPFVFEEKELNLLIVFTSSLLIGLLLGVVGSFLSTNRMLRYG